The bacterium genomic interval TGCCACTTCCAGGTCGACTTTGTGACCGGGGGCACGGCGGGAACCCCATCCTTCCATCAGGGTGGCCCGAGAGCTGACGACTCCGGGTGCGTGGGCTGCCACAGCGACACGGCCATCCTGGGGTACCACGCCGCCAAGGAGGGCGCGCCTACCACGCCCAACAACCCGACGATCGCCGCCGGCCTGAAAGATGTCCGGTACTCGATCACCAGCGCGACGGTCGACAACACGAACGCGGCGACCGTCAAGTTCGCCATCCTGATTGACGGCGGCCTCGCGAACCTCGGCGACAACGTGATCACACGGCCCACCGACTTCTCCGGCGGTCCGAGCTTCCTGCTCGCCTACACCTTGCCGCAGGACGGGGTGAACGCCCCGGCGGACTACAACAACCTCGGCAGGACGGCCGGGCAGCCGCGGTCCGTCTCCATCGTCGGCTTGCCCATCGTGGCCTCCGACAACGCGTCGTACACGGTGAAGGTCGATGACGCCTTCCCGGCCGGCGCGAAGATGCGGGCGGTCGCGCTCCAGGGGTACTTCACCCAGACCGCCGCCATCGGCACCGACAACGTGGCGCGCCACACCCCGTCGGTCCAGGTTGCGGTCACCGGGGACGCCGTTCGCCGCACCGTGGTCAAGAGCGGGTACAACGCGACCACCGGGGCCCCCGAGGGGTGCCTCGAGTGCCACGAGGTCTTCGAGGGGCACGGCGGGAACCGCGTCAACAACGTGCAGGTCTGCGTGATGTGCCACAACCCCAACCTCACCACCAGCGGCCGCACCCTCCCGGACAACGCCGCGCTTCCCGCTGCGTTAGTTGCCGCATACGGGAGCGATCCTCTGCAGTACCCCGAGGTGACCAACAACTTCAAGTCGATGATCCACGGTATCCACTCCTCGGAGATGCGTGTCAACCCGTTCATCGACATCCGCAACGCGCTTCCCCGCGCAATATCTTTCTTCGACTTCAGCGAAGTGACCTATCCCGGCGACGTGAGCCACTGCACGAAGTGCCACGTCGGCACCACGTACCAGGACGTCCTGGTCCCCAACGCCCTGTTGACCACCGAGAAGATCACGACGGGGGTCGCGGGCGAGACCCTGGCCGATATCAAGGCGGCCCGGGCCAGCGTACCGAACAGTACCGACCTGGTGGATAGCCCGACGGCTTCGGCGTGCGGCTACTGCCACGACAGCACCATCGCGGTGAGCCACTTCCGCACGATGGGAGGGGATGTCAAGGCGACGCGATCGGACGCGCTGGTGGCCCCGCCGCCGCTGATGCCGGACGTCTCGCCGTAGGGAAGAGACAGGGAGCCAACCCCTAACCGGAACCAGTCATGGAAAAGCCCGGCCCCTCTCGGGGGGCCGGGCTTTTTTTACGCTTTTCACGAGAAGCGGTCGATTGGGCCGTTCCTGCAGACGGGCCGGGTCAGGAGTCGCCTTGTCCTCCTCTTCGTCCCGCTGCGATCAGGATCCCCGCCGCCAGCCAGAGGAACGCGGGCACGAGCCGGGAACCGTGTTCCTGGTAAAAAGTGGGGAGCGGCTCTTTCCTGTAGGGAATTTCGTAGAGGTGCGTCCACTCCTCCTGCAGGGGGGAACGTTCCATCGCGGTTCCGTCCGCCGTCATCGCGGCGGAGATGCCGGTGTTCGTGGCGCGGACGACCGGCCGCCGGAACTCGATCCCCCGGGCCAGGGTCATGACCAGGTGCTGGTACGGCTCCGCCGTGGTCCCGAACCAGGAGTCGTTCG includes:
- a CDS encoding OmcA/MtrC family decaheme c-type cytochrome → MSRKKLITLLAVLTLAAPLMFYGCEGDDGARGPAGDNGATGPPGTGVAAEETCVLCHGAGKTENVTDVHRIDQTAGSMTVEIQSVAFGTPDVDNNVDVTVNFTFAAEDSAGNDITSLIDLTTPAANTTALPNNSTDNLAYIRFSLAQLTSGQNGSPDEWGGFVVSPGAPGSGPFSTANRDGVNGAAFNYAAGVGSYTFRDNVIKTPDFKDNLVTRAFVQVSGVPITLFTSDPYFNLESRRRPVANAVKDVVSAVGTTQTAAPGAGFPVKNDVSTQACNTCHDPLVMHSAGRREYKACQVCHNAKLETLETLKRDGSIVPNDNLNLVNLIHKYHNSAGGDRFTGVQDIGAFAPPEPIGFPQAINNCRTCHQGPAAADNTYDNFMNRPSRVACGSCHFQVDFVTGGTAGTPSFHQGGPRADDSGCVGCHSDTAILGYHAAKEGAPTTPNNPTIAAGLKDVRYSITSATVDNTNAATVKFAILIDGGLANLGDNVITRPTDFSGGPSFLLAYTLPQDGVNAPADYNNLGRTAGQPRSVSIVGLPIVASDNASYTVKVDDAFPAGAKMRAVALQGYFTQTAAIGTDNVARHTPSVQVAVTGDAVRRTVVKSGYNATTGAPEGCLECHEVFEGHGGNRVNNVQVCVMCHNPNLTTSGRTLPDNAALPAALVAAYGSDPLQYPEVTNNFKSMIHGIHSSEMRVNPFIDIRNALPRAISFFDFSEVTYPGDVSHCTKCHVGTTYQDVLVPNALLTTEKITTGVAGETLADIKAARASVPNSTDLVDSPTASACGYCHDSTIAVSHFRTMGGDVKATRSDALVAPPPLMPDVSP